A window of the Pangasianodon hypophthalmus isolate fPanHyp1 chromosome 12, fPanHyp1.pri, whole genome shotgun sequence genome harbors these coding sequences:
- the zgc:174164 gene encoding disintegrin and metalloproteinase domain-containing protein 9 isoform X1 encodes MGGEDSSRRKSRKSHFPTVLLLILIHTDGILNQDLFHDRASEPKHFQIVRPQLVHRRWRRHGDGAHTHTQRADSESLTYSIEINNTPRLLQLTKNTDFLSPDFAVVSHDVHRNSVKRHREKPASCHYYGRVSGSEESLVALSACDGLRGVIFIGNESYALEPALHASDNQHILFPLRSSQSDPFVCGVDSECDRSDDGSCDHTLSMGTLLRKKRSLPQTRYVELVLVVDNLRFNFKKGNRTAVREEMVQLANLVDTYFKQLNIRIVLVGLEIFETSNPFDVEGTAGEVLGRFVEWRKKNLTSRIRNDMSQLIVGRSGAYSGGILGMAFVGSVCSAGTGGGISVFSNNGLQYFSTILAHEMGHNLGMNHDDSRCQCGGSSCIMASAATGSTLFSTCSDGDFETLVLRGGGVCLLNQPSQDSVISVAECGNGILEGTEQCDCGPPKSCNNKCCDAATCTFTKGSSCAAGSCCKDCQLLVSGTPCRGSANQCDLPEYCNGQSAFCASDFYLMDGLSCEGGTAYCYEGRCQTLDYQCKQLFGQTATKANDKCFSHVNTQGTKFGNCGYSGSSVVPCSVANSMCGKVQCTNFDSNYPPPGAVISVENIEPGVSCRNADFNLGSDVLDPGYVKTGTVCAAGKVCMNFRCVNSSVLTQGQKCDAERDCSGNGVCNDKFHCHCNNGWAPPNCNKWGRGGSVDSGPAEIDYSLRNGLLIFFLLVLPILVLAVFAFLYIFRRDSLKRCFRGRRSKQHRTNEANAQRSNQPSGNVQRPARPPPPTQTPPTVPQYPSAISGAPASSNSQSHVDVQPAVWTSQLPRNGPGVPRPIPPRNVVT; translated from the exons ATCTGTTCCACGACCGAGCTTCAGAGCCGAAACATTTCCAGATAGTCAGACCTCAGCTGGTGCACAGACGCTGGCGGAGACACGGCGAcggtgcgcacacacacacgcag aGAGCAGATTCAGAGAGTCTGACCTACTCGATCGAGATCAATAACACGCCTCGCCTCTTACAGCTGACCAAAAACAC aGACTTTTTATCTCCTGATTTCGCCGTGGTGTCTCACGACGTGCACCGTAACTCAGTGAAAAGGCACCGAGAGAAACCT GCGTCGTGTCATTACTACGGCCGAGTCTCAGGTTCTGAGGAATCTCTGGTGGCTCTGAGCGCCTGTGATGGACTCAG GGGCGTCATTTTCATCGGCAACGAGAGTTACGCCCTGGAACCTGCTTTGCACGCCTCAGACAACCAGCACATCCTATTTCCCCTGAGGAGCAGTCAGTCGGATCCGTTCGTGTGTGGCGTGGACTCTGAATGTGACCGTAGCGATGACGGCTCCTGCGACCACACCTTGTCAATGGGCACACTTTTACGG AAAAAACGCTCCCTGCCTCAGACCAGATACGTGGAGCTGGTGTTAGTAGTGGACAATCTGAGG TTTAATTTTAAGAAGGGCAACCGCACTGCCGTGAGGGAGGAAATGGTACAGCTCGCCAACTTAGTGGATACG TACTTCAAGCAGCTGAATATCCGCATCGTCCTGGTGGGTCTGGAGATTTTCGAGACGAGCAACCCGTTTGACGTGGAAGGAACCGCAGGAGAGGTTTTAGGACGGTTTGTCGAATGGAGGAAAAAGAATCTGACCTCACGCATCAGGAACGACATGAGCCAGCTCATCGT ggGTCGATCAGGAGCCTACAGTGGAGGGATTTTGGGCATGGCCTTCGTTGGGTCTGTTTGCTCAGCAGGCACCGGCGGTGGAATTAGCGTG TTTAGCAACAATGGGTTGCAGTATTTCTCCACGATTCTGGCTCACGAGATGGGTCACAATCTGGGCATGAACCACGACGACTCGCGCTGCCAGTGCGGAGGAAGCAGCTGCATCATGGCCTCTGCCGCCAC CGGATCGACTTTGTTTAGCACGTGCAGTGATGGTGATTTTGAGACGCTGGTGCTGCGgggaggaggtgtgtgtttgctgaaccAGCCGTCTCAGGACAGCGTCATCTCCGTGGCCGAGTGCGGAAACGGGATCCTGGAGGGAACGGAACAGTGCGACTGCGGACCGCCAAAG AGCTGCAATAATAAATGCTGTGACGCGGCTACTTGCACTTTCACAAAGGGTTCATCCTGCGCTGCTGGCAGCTGCTGCAAAGactgtcag CTGTTGGTGTCTGGTACGCCCTGCAGAGGATCCGCGAACCAGTGCGACCTGCCCGAGTACTGCAACGGCCAATCGGCTTTCTGCGCTTCAGACTTCTATCTAATGGACGGCCTTTCCTGCGAGGGCGGCACCGCCTACTGCTACGAGGGCCGCTGCCAGACGCTGGACTACCAGTGCAAGCAGCTCTTCGGCCAAA cggCAACAAAAGCCAACGATAAATGCTTTAGCCACGTGAACACACAGGGCACCAAGTTCGGAAACTGCGGCTACTCCGGGTCCAGTGTTGTGCCGTGTTCTGTGGC TAACTCCATGTGTGGGAAGGTGCAGTGCACAAACTTTGACTCGAACTACCCCCCGCCCGGGGCAGTCATCAGCGTCGAGAACATAGAACCGGGGGTCTCGTGCAGGAACGCCGACTTCAACCTGGGATCAGACGTTCTCGACCCGGGGTACGTCAAAACAGGGACCGTCTGCGCCGCAGGCAAA GTCTGCATGAACTTCCGCTGTGTGAACTCATCAGTGCTGACACAAGGACAGAAGTGTGATGCCGAGAGGGACTGCAGCGGCAACGGG GTGTGTAATGATAAGTTCCACTGTCACTGCAACAACGGCTGGGCTCCTCCCAACTGCAACAAATGGGGAAGAGGAGGCAGCGTGGATAGTGGACCTGCTGAAatag ATTACTCTCTGAGGAACGGCCTGCTGATCTTCTTCCTGTTGGTGCTGCCCATCCTGGTGCTGGCGGTGTTCGCTTTTCTTTACATATTCAGACGGGACTCTCTAAAGAGGTGCTTCAGGGGCCGACGGTCCAAACAGCACAG GACAAACGAGGCGAACGCTCAGAGGAGCAACCAGCCAAGCGGAAACGTACAAAGACCAGCACGTCCTCCGCCGCCGACGCAAACTCCTCCTACAGTTCCGCAG TATCCGTCTGCCATCTCTGGAGCTCCGGCGa GTTCTAACAGTCAGAGTCATGTTGACGTGCAGCCCGCAGTTTGGACGTCTCAGCTTCCCAGGAACGGCCCCGGAGTTCCTAGACCCATTCCACCCAGGAACGTCGTCACTTGA
- the zgc:174164 gene encoding disintegrin and metalloproteinase domain-containing protein 9 isoform X2, whose amino-acid sequence MGGEDSSRRKSRKSHFPTVLLLILIHTDGILNQDLFHDRASEPKHFQIVRPQLVHRRWRRHGDGAHTHTQRADSESLTYSIEINNTPRLLQLTKNTDFLSPDFAVVSHDVHRNSVKRHREKPASCHYYGRVSGSEESLVALSACDGLRGVIFIGNESYALEPALHASDNQHILFPLRSSQSDPFVCGVDSECDRSDDGSCDHTLSMGTLLRKKRSLPQTRYVELVLVVDNLRFNFKKGNRTAVREEMVQLANLVDTYFKQLNIRIVLVGLEIFETSNPFDVEGTAGEVLGRFVEWRKKNLTSRIRNDMSQLIVGRSGAYSGGILGMAFVGSVCSAGTGGGISVFSNNGLQYFSTILAHEMGHNLGMNHDDSRCQCGGSSCIMASAATGSTLFSTCSDGDFETLVLRGGGVCLLNQPSQDSVISVAECGNGILEGTEQCDCGPPKSCNNKCCDAATCTFTKGSSCAAGSCCKDCQLLVSGTPCRGSANQCDLPEYCNGQSAFCASDFYLMDGLSCEGGTAYCYEGRCQTLDYQCKQLFGQTATKANDKCFSHVNTQGTKFGNCGYSGSSVVPCSVANSMCGKVQCTNFDSNYPPPGAVISVENIEPGVSCRNADFNLGSDVLDPGYVKTGTVCAAGKVCMNFRCVNSSVLTQGQKCDAERDCSGNGVCNDKFHCHCNNGWAPPNCNKWGRGGSVDSGPAEIDYSLRNGLLIFFLLVLPILVLAVFAFLYIFRRDSLKRCFRGRRSKQHRTNEANAQRSNQPSGNVQRPARPPPPTQTPPTVPQYPSAISGAPASQSHVDVQPAVWTSQLPRNGPGVPRPIPPRNVVT is encoded by the exons ATCTGTTCCACGACCGAGCTTCAGAGCCGAAACATTTCCAGATAGTCAGACCTCAGCTGGTGCACAGACGCTGGCGGAGACACGGCGAcggtgcgcacacacacacgcag aGAGCAGATTCAGAGAGTCTGACCTACTCGATCGAGATCAATAACACGCCTCGCCTCTTACAGCTGACCAAAAACAC aGACTTTTTATCTCCTGATTTCGCCGTGGTGTCTCACGACGTGCACCGTAACTCAGTGAAAAGGCACCGAGAGAAACCT GCGTCGTGTCATTACTACGGCCGAGTCTCAGGTTCTGAGGAATCTCTGGTGGCTCTGAGCGCCTGTGATGGACTCAG GGGCGTCATTTTCATCGGCAACGAGAGTTACGCCCTGGAACCTGCTTTGCACGCCTCAGACAACCAGCACATCCTATTTCCCCTGAGGAGCAGTCAGTCGGATCCGTTCGTGTGTGGCGTGGACTCTGAATGTGACCGTAGCGATGACGGCTCCTGCGACCACACCTTGTCAATGGGCACACTTTTACGG AAAAAACGCTCCCTGCCTCAGACCAGATACGTGGAGCTGGTGTTAGTAGTGGACAATCTGAGG TTTAATTTTAAGAAGGGCAACCGCACTGCCGTGAGGGAGGAAATGGTACAGCTCGCCAACTTAGTGGATACG TACTTCAAGCAGCTGAATATCCGCATCGTCCTGGTGGGTCTGGAGATTTTCGAGACGAGCAACCCGTTTGACGTGGAAGGAACCGCAGGAGAGGTTTTAGGACGGTTTGTCGAATGGAGGAAAAAGAATCTGACCTCACGCATCAGGAACGACATGAGCCAGCTCATCGT ggGTCGATCAGGAGCCTACAGTGGAGGGATTTTGGGCATGGCCTTCGTTGGGTCTGTTTGCTCAGCAGGCACCGGCGGTGGAATTAGCGTG TTTAGCAACAATGGGTTGCAGTATTTCTCCACGATTCTGGCTCACGAGATGGGTCACAATCTGGGCATGAACCACGACGACTCGCGCTGCCAGTGCGGAGGAAGCAGCTGCATCATGGCCTCTGCCGCCAC CGGATCGACTTTGTTTAGCACGTGCAGTGATGGTGATTTTGAGACGCTGGTGCTGCGgggaggaggtgtgtgtttgctgaaccAGCCGTCTCAGGACAGCGTCATCTCCGTGGCCGAGTGCGGAAACGGGATCCTGGAGGGAACGGAACAGTGCGACTGCGGACCGCCAAAG AGCTGCAATAATAAATGCTGTGACGCGGCTACTTGCACTTTCACAAAGGGTTCATCCTGCGCTGCTGGCAGCTGCTGCAAAGactgtcag CTGTTGGTGTCTGGTACGCCCTGCAGAGGATCCGCGAACCAGTGCGACCTGCCCGAGTACTGCAACGGCCAATCGGCTTTCTGCGCTTCAGACTTCTATCTAATGGACGGCCTTTCCTGCGAGGGCGGCACCGCCTACTGCTACGAGGGCCGCTGCCAGACGCTGGACTACCAGTGCAAGCAGCTCTTCGGCCAAA cggCAACAAAAGCCAACGATAAATGCTTTAGCCACGTGAACACACAGGGCACCAAGTTCGGAAACTGCGGCTACTCCGGGTCCAGTGTTGTGCCGTGTTCTGTGGC TAACTCCATGTGTGGGAAGGTGCAGTGCACAAACTTTGACTCGAACTACCCCCCGCCCGGGGCAGTCATCAGCGTCGAGAACATAGAACCGGGGGTCTCGTGCAGGAACGCCGACTTCAACCTGGGATCAGACGTTCTCGACCCGGGGTACGTCAAAACAGGGACCGTCTGCGCCGCAGGCAAA GTCTGCATGAACTTCCGCTGTGTGAACTCATCAGTGCTGACACAAGGACAGAAGTGTGATGCCGAGAGGGACTGCAGCGGCAACGGG GTGTGTAATGATAAGTTCCACTGTCACTGCAACAACGGCTGGGCTCCTCCCAACTGCAACAAATGGGGAAGAGGAGGCAGCGTGGATAGTGGACCTGCTGAAatag ATTACTCTCTGAGGAACGGCCTGCTGATCTTCTTCCTGTTGGTGCTGCCCATCCTGGTGCTGGCGGTGTTCGCTTTTCTTTACATATTCAGACGGGACTCTCTAAAGAGGTGCTTCAGGGGCCGACGGTCCAAACAGCACAG GACAAACGAGGCGAACGCTCAGAGGAGCAACCAGCCAAGCGGAAACGTACAAAGACCAGCACGTCCTCCGCCGCCGACGCAAACTCCTCCTACAGTTCCGCAG TATCCGTCTGCCATCTCTGGAGCTCCGGCGag TCAGAGTCATGTTGACGTGCAGCCCGCAGTTTGGACGTCTCAGCTTCCCAGGAACGGCCCCGGAGTTCCTAGACCCATTCCACCCAGGAACGTCGTCACTTGA
- the get4 gene encoding Golgi to ER traffic protein 4 homolog isoform X1 gives MMSEQEAVKRNRGGVQRVEGKLRASVERGDYYEAHQMYRTLFFRYTSQSKHAEARELMYNGAVLFFSYNQQNSAADLSMLVLEALEKSEAKVEEDILEQLVKLFSMMDPNSPERVAFVSRALKWSTGGSGKLGHPKLHQLLAVTLWKEQNYSESRYHFLHSSDGEGCAQMLVEYSAARGFRSEVDMFVAQAVLQFLCLKNKTSASVVFTTYTQKHPSIEKGPPFVQPLLNFLWFLLLAVDGGKLTVFTVLCEQYQPSLKRDPMYNEYLDRIGQLFFGVPPKQSSSYGGLLGNLLNSLMGSGEEEEGEEVREDSSPIELD, from the exons ATGATGTCGGAGCAGGAGGCTGTGAAGAGGAACCGCGGAGGAGTGCAGCGTGTGGAGGGGAAACTCCGCGCCAGTGTGGAGAGAGGAGACTACTACGAAGCCCATCAAATGTACCGGACCTTATTCTTTAG GTATACATCTCAGTCCAAGCATGCAGAAGCCCGGGAGCTGATGTACAACGGAGCGGTGCTTTTCTTTAGTTATAACCAG caaAACAGCGCCGCGGATCTGTCCATGCTGGTGCTGGAGGCTTTGGAGAAGTCCGAGGCCAAGGTGGAAGAGGACATACTGG AGCAACTGGTCAAGCTGTTCAGCATGATGGATCCGAACTCTCCCGAGAGGGTGGCTTTTGTCTCGCGGGCGCTGAAGTGGTCGACGGGCGGCTCGGGGAAGCTCGGACACCCCAAATTACACCAGCTGCTGGCTGTCACGCTGTGGAAAG AGCAAAACTACAGCGAGTCTCGCTACCACTTCCTGCACTCCTCAGACGGCGAGGGCTGCGCTCAGATGCTGGTCGAGTACTCGGCCGCCCGCGGCTTCCGCAGCGAAGTCGACATGTTCGTGGCTCAGGCCGTCTTACA GTTCCTCTGTCTAAAGAACAAAACGAGCGCCTCGGTGGTGTTCACCACGTACACACAGAAGCACCCGTCCATAGAGAAGGGCCCTCCGTTTGTGCAGCCGCTCCTCAACTTCCTCTGGTTCCTCCTGCTGGCGGTGGACGG TGGGAAGCTGACAGTCTTTACAGTATTATGTGAACAGTATCAGCCGTCGCTGAAGAGGGACCCCATGTACAACGAG TACCTGGACAGAATAGGACAGCTGTTCTTCGGCGTTCCACCCAAACAGTCCTCATCGTACGGTGGCCTGCTAG GGAATCTGCTGAACAGTCTGATGGGGTcgggtgaggaagaggagggtgAGGAAGTTCGTGAGGACAGCAGCCCCATCGAGCTGGACTGA
- the get4 gene encoding Golgi to ER traffic protein 4 homolog isoform X2, translated as MMSEQEAVKRNRGGVQRVEGKLRASVERGDYYEAHQMYRTLFFRYTSQSKHAEARELMYNGAVLFFSYNQQNSAADLSMLVLEALEKSEAKVEEDILEQLVKLFSMMDPNSPERVAFVSRALKWSTGGSGKLGHPKLHQLLAVTLWKEQNYSESRYHFLHSSDGEGCAQMLVEYSAARGFRSEVDMFVAQAVLHGKLTVFTVLCEQYQPSLKRDPMYNEYLDRIGQLFFGVPPKQSSSYGGLLGNLLNSLMGSGEEEEGEEVREDSSPIELD; from the exons ATGATGTCGGAGCAGGAGGCTGTGAAGAGGAACCGCGGAGGAGTGCAGCGTGTGGAGGGGAAACTCCGCGCCAGTGTGGAGAGAGGAGACTACTACGAAGCCCATCAAATGTACCGGACCTTATTCTTTAG GTATACATCTCAGTCCAAGCATGCAGAAGCCCGGGAGCTGATGTACAACGGAGCGGTGCTTTTCTTTAGTTATAACCAG caaAACAGCGCCGCGGATCTGTCCATGCTGGTGCTGGAGGCTTTGGAGAAGTCCGAGGCCAAGGTGGAAGAGGACATACTGG AGCAACTGGTCAAGCTGTTCAGCATGATGGATCCGAACTCTCCCGAGAGGGTGGCTTTTGTCTCGCGGGCGCTGAAGTGGTCGACGGGCGGCTCGGGGAAGCTCGGACACCCCAAATTACACCAGCTGCTGGCTGTCACGCTGTGGAAAG AGCAAAACTACAGCGAGTCTCGCTACCACTTCCTGCACTCCTCAGACGGCGAGGGCTGCGCTCAGATGCTGGTCGAGTACTCGGCCGCCCGCGGCTTCCGCAGCGAAGTCGACATGTTCGTGGCTCAGGCCGTCTTACA TGGGAAGCTGACAGTCTTTACAGTATTATGTGAACAGTATCAGCCGTCGCTGAAGAGGGACCCCATGTACAACGAG TACCTGGACAGAATAGGACAGCTGTTCTTCGGCGTTCCACCCAAACAGTCCTCATCGTACGGTGGCCTGCTAG GGAATCTGCTGAACAGTCTGATGGGGTcgggtgaggaagaggagggtgAGGAAGTTCGTGAGGACAGCAGCCCCATCGAGCTGGACTGA